A section of the Streptomyces sp. NBC_01591 genome encodes:
- a CDS encoding NAD(P)/FAD-dependent oxidoreductase: MLSTAHHADVVIIGAGIAGLSAAQRLTSAGVSVSVLEAGPRVGGRMTTADLDGFRLDHLGPLLSTSYPALRTTPGLEGLVLRNFAPGVLVHSEGRQYRTGDVRGARGAFKAARALASAPRPPMGGPIDQARLAAALSRLAATPSARILARPEQTALAALSHRGLPSRTVNGFLRPLLSALLSDPGLSTSSRCADLALRGYARGRLCVPAGGAATLPELLAAALPPGTVRTGVHVTAADITSVRTKEHGELGCRSLLLATGAGAAAELLPGLRVPSFHPVTVLHHTAPAPPPAGAALLLDADRSGPVSHTAVMSAVDPSRAPHGRTLISSTVLGTPPPDLDRAVRTHLAALYGTSTDDWELLAAHHDPEAVPAMPAPHDPCRPVRLLAGLYVCGDHRDTSTVQGALFSGRRAAEAILTDLGVRPGSGNGTALPEAA, encoded by the coding sequence GTGCTCAGCACGGCACACCACGCGGACGTCGTCATCATCGGGGCCGGGATCGCCGGCCTGTCAGCAGCCCAGCGATTGACCAGCGCAGGGGTAAGTGTCAGCGTCCTGGAGGCCGGCCCCCGGGTCGGCGGCCGGATGACCACCGCCGACCTGGACGGCTTCCGGCTCGACCACCTCGGCCCGCTCCTCAGCACCTCCTACCCGGCTCTGCGCACGACGCCGGGTCTCGAAGGGCTGGTGCTGCGCAACTTCGCCCCGGGGGTCCTCGTCCACAGTGAGGGCCGTCAGTACCGGACCGGCGATGTACGGGGCGCGCGGGGCGCATTCAAGGCGGCGCGCGCCCTCGCAAGCGCCCCCCGGCCACCGATGGGCGGGCCTATCGACCAGGCCCGGCTGGCCGCCGCCCTGTCCCGGCTCGCCGCCACCCCGTCCGCCCGCATCCTGGCCCGGCCCGAACAGACCGCGCTCGCCGCCCTGTCCCACCGCGGCCTGCCCTCCCGTACGGTCAACGGCTTCCTCCGCCCGCTGCTCTCCGCGCTGCTCAGCGACCCCGGGCTCAGCACGTCCAGCCGATGCGCCGACCTCGCCCTGCGCGGCTATGCGCGCGGCAGGCTGTGCGTGCCCGCGGGCGGCGCGGCGACGCTGCCCGAACTGCTCGCGGCCGCACTGCCGCCCGGCACCGTGCGCACGGGGGTGCATGTCACGGCTGCCGACATCACCTCGGTCCGCACCAAGGAGCACGGCGAACTGGGCTGCCGTTCCCTGCTGTTGGCGACCGGCGCAGGTGCCGCCGCCGAACTGCTGCCCGGTCTGCGGGTGCCGTCCTTCCACCCCGTGACGGTCCTTCACCACACCGCCCCCGCTCCCCCGCCGGCCGGCGCCGCGCTGCTGCTGGACGCCGACCGCTCGGGCCCGGTCTCGCACACCGCGGTGATGAGCGCGGTCGACCCCTCGCGCGCCCCGCACGGCCGTACGCTGATCAGCTCGACTGTGCTCGGCACCCCGCCGCCCGATCTGGACCGCGCGGTCCGCACCCATCTGGCCGCGCTGTACGGCACCTCCACCGACGACTGGGAGCTGCTGGCCGCCCACCACGACCCCGAGGCGGTCCCCGCGATGCCGGCCCCGCACGATCCGTGCCGCCCGGTGCGGCTGCTGGCCGGCCTGTACGTGTGCGGCGACCACCGCGACACCAGCACGGTCCAGGGCGCCCTGTTCTCGGGCCGCCGTGCGGCCGAGGCGATCCTCACCGACCTGGGTGTACGGCCGGGGAGCGGAAACGGGACGGCGCTGCCCGAGGCGGCGTAG